TTCAATTTTGGAGAGGCGGGATTTAAATTCCGCTTTGTCCGTGAACAACGTTGGATTATAAGCATCCTGCTCCTTCCGTTTTTTGTGTAAGTCGAACTGGCTGGCGTGAGCGGCCACCCATATGTCGAAGTCGAGTTTCGGCATTGCTGCAAGTGTGTACGCGTAGTCCGCTGCCATGCCAGGATAGCTGTGTACCGCCTCGAAAGAACTATCGATAATGATAGTGGGCATGTTGGCAATCAGCACTTTGTACATCTTGCTTTCATCCTTCACATTCAGCATAAAACTACAGGAACCCTTCGTATGGCCGGGGTGGTGCAGCAGTGTGAGCGTCACATTTCCCAACTGAATTTTATCATTGTTATTTAACAGGCGATCGGCCTTCACGGGTGCGAACGCCGCCTGTTTCCCACCGAAGTAATAGTCAGACTTGCCGCCGTCTGCCAGCACGGCTGCATCTTTTGCATCGACCATTACTTTGGCGCC
This genomic interval from Chitinophaga horti contains the following:
- the bla gene encoding subclass B3 metallo-beta-lactamase, which translates into the protein MTTKTIVLLTWLAMLPLITSAQQVKEPKAQSADWSQPYKPFRIAGNVYYVGTRDLASYLITSSEGHILINTGLANSAPIITANIKTLGFKLTDVKILTTNQVHFDHVGALAALKKATGAKVMVDAKDAAVLADGGKSDYYFGGKQAAFAPVKADRLLNNNDKIQLGNVTLTLLHHPGHTKGSCSFMLNVKDESKMYKVLIANMPTIIIDSSFEAVHSYPGMAADYAYTLAAMPKLDFDIWVAAHASQFDLHKKRKEQDAYNPTLFTDKAEFKSRLSKIEADYRKRLAK